A genomic segment from Gemmatimonadota bacterium encodes:
- the egtD gene encoding L-histidine N(alpha)-methyltransferase: MLSDVREGLTAQPRHLPSKYFYDERGSQLFDEITRLPEYYPTRAERALLQDRAATIVSITHPATLIELGAGSSEKTRLLLDQILKSRPSDVTYIPVDVSADFLTASVAQLRDEYPSLTTSPVVADFSAQFALSTHPLPALHAFLGSTIGNFTPAAAVELVTSVRKRMAIGDFFLLGIDLRKDPIQVERAYNDSRGVTAEFNRNILNVINNTLGANFDTSMFDHNAVYDTDKHRIEMRLRSRIQQTVSIPEVGDIVFAAGDAILTELSYKYDRGIVTDLLFASGLQLREWFTDDAESFALALASR; encoded by the coding sequence ATGTTGAGCGATGTGCGCGAGGGCCTCACCGCACAGCCGCGCCATCTTCCGTCCAAGTACTTCTACGACGAGCGCGGATCGCAGCTGTTCGACGAGATAACGCGGCTGCCGGAGTACTATCCGACCAGGGCCGAGCGTGCCCTCCTGCAGGATCGTGCTGCAACGATAGTATCGATCACACACCCGGCGACACTCATCGAGCTCGGTGCCGGCAGCTCGGAAAAGACGCGACTGCTGCTGGATCAGATACTGAAATCCAGGCCGTCTGACGTTACCTATATCCCGGTGGACGTGAGCGCGGACTTCCTCACGGCATCCGTCGCGCAGCTTCGCGACGAATATCCGTCGCTGACGACAAGTCCCGTGGTGGCTGACTTCTCCGCGCAATTCGCCCTTTCCACGCATCCGTTGCCGGCTCTGCACGCATTCCTTGGGAGCACCATTGGCAACTTCACTCCGGCGGCAGCTGTAGAGCTGGTGACGAGCGTACGCAAACGAATGGCAATCGGCGACTTTTTTCTCCTCGGAATCGACCTGCGCAAGGACCCGATTCAGGTCGAGCGCGCGTACAATGACAGCCGCGGTGTCACGGCCGAGTTCAACAGGAATATCCTGAACGTCATCAACAACACGCTCGGCGCCAACTTCGACACGTCCATGTTCGACCACAACGCCGTGTATGACACGGATAAGCACCGCATCGAGATGCGCCTCAGATCCCGCATTCAACAGACCGTATCGATCCCGGAAGTTGGCGATATCGTCTTCGCGGCCGGCGATGCGATTCTCACCGAGCTGAGCTACAAGTACGATCGTGGCATCGTCACTGATCTCCTCTTCGCGAGTGGATTACAGTTGAGAGAATGGTTCACCGATGACGCAGAATCATTCGCGCTCGCACTCGCAAGCCGCTGA
- a CDS encoding glutamate-cysteine ligase family protein: MPRNSPQMRALVESLFQPSHPHNPDGSMGAELELIPFRDRSHQRVLIDASDTGPGSADIIRDAGSTRGWREETDSYGAPSWATPDGGHVFYEPGGQIEISSPVFPSAAALGRFLTETVHAIRDSARAADVLFLSGGVDPYNSLGTIPLQLHAPRYEAMTRYFDSIGASGARMMRQTASLQVSVELGAHPLERWKLLNSLAPYLIAAYANSPDYEGSPTGYASYRARLWQTLDNTRTGLPFDAEDPIAAYTRFAEHAGRILDDDAAHLTTLFPEIRPRGYFEIRSMDSMEPDRFGEALHFISRLVHDQDLAAEAQEVVGNPDASLLPHAAEFGRADPRIDAPLKVLDILAAD, translated from the coding sequence ATGCCACGCAACTCGCCACAGATGCGCGCGCTGGTCGAGTCTCTCTTCCAGCCGTCGCATCCGCATAATCCGGACGGCTCCATGGGCGCCGAGCTGGAGCTGATACCGTTTCGCGACCGCTCGCACCAGAGAGTATTGATAGACGCAAGCGACACGGGTCCCGGCAGCGCGGACATCATTCGCGACGCTGGAAGCACACGCGGTTGGCGAGAGGAAACCGACAGTTACGGTGCTCCGAGTTGGGCGACGCCGGATGGCGGCCACGTTTTTTACGAGCCTGGTGGCCAGATCGAGATCAGCTCGCCCGTATTTCCATCAGCCGCGGCGCTGGGCAGGTTTCTGACTGAAACGGTACACGCGATCCGCGACTCGGCGCGCGCCGCGGACGTGTTATTCCTCAGCGGCGGCGTCGATCCATACAATTCGCTCGGAACCATCCCGCTCCAACTGCATGCACCACGTTACGAAGCGATGACGCGCTACTTCGACTCGATCGGCGCGTCCGGCGCACGCATGATGCGACAGACAGCGTCGCTTCAGGTCAGCGTCGAGCTCGGTGCGCATCCGCTCGAGAGATGGAAACTCCTCAACTCGCTCGCTCCCTACCTGATTGCCGCGTACGCCAACTCGCCAGACTACGAAGGAAGTCCTACCGGCTACGCGAGCTACCGCGCGCGATTGTGGCAGACGCTCGACAACACGCGCACGGGCCTGCCATTCGACGCGGAAGATCCGATAGCGGCCTACACTCGCTTCGCGGAACATGCAGGCCGAATCCTCGACGACGACGCCGCGCATCTCACCACACTATTCCCCGAGATACGTCCGCGCGGCTACTTCGAGATCCGGTCGATGGATTCGATGGAACCAGATCGATTCGGCGAAGCATTGCACTTCATCTCGCGGCTCGTTCACGATCAGGACCTGGCGGCGGAAGCGCAGGAAGTTGTCGGAAATCCAGACGCCAGCCTTCTGCCACACGCCGCGGAGTTCGGGCGAGCCGACCCGAGGATCGACGCGCCGCTCAAGGTGCTCGACATACTCGCCGCGGACTAG
- a CDS encoding DedA family protein, whose product MGFITLEGMGLPLPGEIVLLTAAALAAEGDLSIVTVVLAAWIGTIAGGTGGYWIGRFGGMALLHRHGHWVGMTTERLATAHGFFERNGVRTVIIARFVAILRMIVGIVAGAAGMSFGVFEICNAVGGLLWATTFAALGYSFGHELPRLERYLRGGAFALLCVLVLVAVSLWLYRRRQGRIARP is encoded by the coding sequence GTGGGCTTCATCACGCTCGAAGGGATGGGATTGCCACTCCCTGGTGAGATCGTGCTCCTCACGGCGGCGGCACTCGCTGCTGAAGGCGATCTGAGCATCGTGACAGTGGTGCTGGCAGCATGGATCGGGACCATTGCTGGCGGGACCGGCGGCTACTGGATCGGTCGTTTTGGTGGCATGGCATTGCTCCACCGGCATGGTCACTGGGTCGGGATGACCACCGAGCGCCTGGCGACGGCGCACGGATTCTTCGAGCGAAATGGTGTCAGGACGGTCATCATCGCACGGTTCGTGGCGATCCTCCGGATGATCGTAGGCATCGTTGCCGGAGCGGCCGGAATGTCGTTCGGCGTGTTCGAGATCTGCAACGCTGTCGGAGGGTTGCTGTGGGCTACGACCTTCGCGGCGCTTGGCTATTCGTTCGGGCACGAGTTGCCGCGGCTCGAACGCTACCTCCGCGGCGGTGCTTTCGCGTTGCTGTGCGTACTCGTGCTTGTGGCAGTGTCCTTGTGGCTGTACCGACGCAGGCAGGGGAGGATCGCCAGGCCTTGA
- a CDS encoding protein-glutamate O-methyltransferase CheR codes for MINPEDYSYISTLLRTKSGLALGPGKEYLLESRLPAVAKAYGFGSVNELIVILRAGPHQELIKAVCDAMATGETFFFRDTVPFEIMRTTILPEVAERCRRGGRALRIWSSAASTGQEAYSIAMLIAEMGVQLAGVRIDLIATDFSSQALNRARRGLFTQIEVQRGLPDRYLRQFFTSTADGFRLSDDIRKRVSFKELNLLESFRSLGQFDIVLCRNVLIYFDTMTKKDVLDRLSSALTPGGYLFLGATETAFGLTERLVRIPDIPTSLHVRRDDAEIAEQRLRANAQAVFVA; via the coding sequence GTGATCAATCCCGAAGATTATTCGTACATCAGCACCCTGTTGCGCACCAAGAGCGGGTTGGCTCTTGGGCCCGGCAAGGAATATCTGCTGGAGAGCCGGCTCCCTGCCGTAGCGAAAGCGTACGGCTTCGGGTCGGTAAACGAGCTGATCGTGATCCTGCGCGCGGGTCCGCATCAGGAGCTGATCAAGGCCGTCTGCGACGCGATGGCGACTGGCGAAACGTTCTTTTTCAGAGACACCGTGCCGTTCGAGATAATGCGTACGACCATTCTGCCGGAAGTGGCCGAGCGTTGCCGGCGAGGCGGCCGCGCATTGCGCATCTGGAGCTCGGCTGCGTCGACCGGCCAGGAAGCTTATTCGATAGCGATGCTGATCGCGGAAATGGGCGTGCAGCTGGCTGGGGTGCGGATAGATCTGATCGCGACCGATTTCTCCTCGCAGGCCCTGAACCGAGCGCGCCGCGGTCTGTTCACACAGATCGAAGTGCAGCGCGGCCTTCCCGACCGCTATCTCCGGCAGTTCTTCACGAGCACTGCGGATGGTTTCCGTCTCTCCGACGACATTCGCAAGCGGGTCTCGTTCAAGGAGTTGAATCTGCTGGAATCGTTCAGATCACTCGGGCAATTCGACATCGTGCTGTGCAGGAACGTGCTGATTTACTTCGACACGATGACGAAGAAAGATGTGCTGGATCGCCTTTCATCGGCGCTGACCCCGGGCGGCTATCTGTTTCTCGGTGCCACGGAAACGGCATTCGGGCTTACCGAGAGGCTAGTGCGTATTCCCGACATCCCGACGTCGCTGCACGTACGGCGCGACGACGCTGAAATCGCGGAACAACGGCTGCGCGCGAATGCGCAGGCCGTATTCGTGGCCTGA
- the cheB gene encoding chemotaxis-specific protein-glutamate methyltransferase CheB, whose amino-acid sequence MTSSGIQPIRVLIVDDSAVVRGVLGRMVDEQDDMRVATTAMNGRDALDALRLQEIDVVLLDIEMPVMDGLTALPLIVQRHPRVRVLVTSSLTQESAKVTMRALALGAVDYVYKPSTRGGGTFGVEAAATQVIAKIRAVAGSGTAAAATSINGTRHVQLPGGDFEPQVLALAASTGGPNALAIVVSGLPRDFPLPVLVTQHMPPIFTTMFAQRLARESSLPCDEAHDGEALQPGRIYVAPGDHHLTVIGGGLVRSPALHITSDPPEHHCRPAADPMFRTAAQAFPNGVLAVVLTGMGDDGRRGCQAVAASGGRVIVQDETTSVVWGMPGSVVASGIPCSILPLRSISTHVASLCPVRS is encoded by the coding sequence GTGACAAGTTCCGGCATCCAGCCAATTCGCGTACTGATCGTGGATGACTCAGCCGTCGTGCGCGGTGTGCTTGGCCGGATGGTGGATGAGCAGGACGACATGCGAGTGGCGACTACCGCGATGAACGGGAGGGACGCGCTCGACGCCTTGCGACTGCAGGAGATAGACGTCGTCCTGCTGGACATCGAGATGCCGGTGATGGACGGCCTAACCGCGCTTCCGCTGATCGTGCAGCGACATCCACGCGTTCGTGTACTCGTAACCAGCTCGCTGACACAGGAGAGCGCAAAGGTCACCATGCGCGCGCTTGCCCTTGGCGCGGTGGACTATGTGTACAAACCCTCGACGCGCGGCGGCGGCACTTTTGGCGTCGAGGCAGCGGCGACGCAGGTGATTGCGAAGATTCGCGCAGTTGCAGGATCTGGAACGGCTGCTGCCGCGACATCGATAAACGGAACGCGCCACGTTCAGCTTCCCGGCGGTGACTTCGAGCCGCAGGTACTCGCGCTCGCGGCAAGCACGGGCGGCCCCAACGCGCTCGCGATAGTGGTGTCCGGTCTTCCACGTGACTTCCCGTTGCCCGTGCTCGTCACGCAACACATGCCCCCGATCTTCACCACCATGTTCGCCCAACGTCTCGCCCGAGAGAGCAGTCTCCCGTGCGATGAGGCGCACGACGGTGAAGCGCTCCAGCCGGGACGCATATACGTCGCCCCCGGGGACCATCACCTGACGGTGATTGGTGGAGGGCTCGTGCGCAGTCCGGCGCTGCACATCACCAGCGACCCGCCGGAACACCATTGCCGCCCCGCGGCCGATCCGATGTTCCGAACAGCCGCTCAGGCGTTCCCGAACGGCGTGCTCGCGGTGGTACTCACCGGCATGGGCGATGATGGTCGTCGGGGTTGTCAGGCGGTCGCCGCGTCCGGTGGTCGGGTAATCGTTCAGGACGAGACGACGAGTGTGGTCTGGGGGATGCCCGGGAGTGTTGTCGCGTCCGGAATTCCCTGTTCGATTCTCCCGCTGAGGTCCATCTCAACGCACGTTGCTTCTCTCTGTCCCGTCCGGTCGTGA
- a CDS encoding GAF domain-containing protein, whose translation MTTRINLDDITDPVQVAAPTRNGSGDNLAKSERRKTDRRAGALRERQVVDELETRVLEAQTHARVIMHVAGATARAGSAAEAARGALEAIRAGFGWPYGSYWNADNQKEHLRFALESGAVNNEFHRVTVSAAYAEADGLVGKAWRYRDVFIVDDLQYLQDRRGEVAQAAGCTAAIALPLSVGGEVVGALDFFVMEPLALSDERIDVLRRVAELVSSALERMRERATRLEAEEDMEVLVTVLRANAGRNSVDDIAKVALELVRSSFKWAYGTYWVIDSSANRLRYCVESGSIDEDFRRATRDCTFEQGEGLAGRAWASHDLVFVPDLADQGDSIRSPMARRANVRSGVAFPVIVKGRVIGIMEFISSDELRPSERRLTMLRDVSRMVSGAAEQVALANEFERDVKSVVQMVTVSAADVEASAQGMAASAEETACQAQAVAASSEQATRNVQTVASSAEQLSASVREIAGLVQEASTVAQHAVRQASSASSTMVQLGQSSKEIGQVIKVITSIAQQTNLLALNATIEAARAGEAGKGFAVVANEVKELARQTARATEEIERKIASVQDDATRAVRDIGDISGVIGTINQISGTIAAAVEEQNAATGEISRNVTEAARGTADVTLNIAGVTVAAGESGHTAEGLNGSAAALNAEAVRLCGAVDSFLGKLRAGI comes from the coding sequence ATGACGACCCGCATCAACCTCGACGACATCACCGATCCAGTTCAGGTCGCAGCGCCAACCAGGAACGGAAGCGGCGACAACCTGGCGAAGTCCGAGCGTCGCAAGACCGACCGGCGCGCTGGCGCACTGCGAGAGCGGCAGGTCGTGGACGAGCTGGAGACGCGAGTGCTCGAAGCGCAGACCCATGCGCGAGTCATCATGCACGTCGCTGGCGCCACCGCTCGAGCCGGAAGCGCGGCTGAAGCTGCACGCGGCGCGCTCGAAGCAATTCGCGCCGGCTTCGGCTGGCCATACGGATCGTACTGGAACGCCGACAATCAGAAGGAGCATCTTCGCTTCGCGCTGGAATCGGGCGCAGTGAACAACGAGTTTCACAGAGTCACGGTCAGTGCGGCGTATGCAGAAGCAGACGGTCTCGTCGGAAAGGCGTGGCGTTATCGCGACGTCTTCATCGTTGACGATCTGCAGTATCTGCAGGACCGCCGCGGCGAAGTCGCGCAGGCAGCGGGATGCACTGCTGCGATCGCGCTTCCATTATCGGTAGGTGGCGAGGTCGTTGGAGCGCTCGACTTCTTCGTCATGGAGCCGCTGGCACTTTCCGATGAGCGCATCGACGTGCTTCGTCGCGTCGCCGAGCTGGTGTCGTCGGCGCTCGAACGCATGCGCGAGCGCGCGACTCGCCTCGAAGCGGAAGAAGACATGGAAGTGCTCGTCACCGTTCTGCGTGCCAATGCGGGACGCAACTCGGTCGACGACATCGCAAAGGTTGCGCTCGAGCTCGTCCGAAGCTCGTTCAAGTGGGCCTACGGCACGTACTGGGTGATCGACAGTTCCGCAAACAGGCTGCGTTATTGTGTCGAATCCGGCTCGATCGACGAGGATTTCCGGCGTGCCACTCGTGATTGCACATTCGAGCAGGGCGAGGGGCTGGCCGGCCGCGCATGGGCAAGTCATGACCTCGTATTCGTTCCTGATCTGGCGGATCAGGGCGATTCAATTCGCTCGCCGATGGCGCGACGCGCTAACGTGCGCAGTGGGGTTGCGTTCCCTGTCATCGTCAAGGGCCGCGTGATCGGCATCATGGAATTCATCTCGTCAGACGAATTGCGTCCGTCCGAGCGTCGCCTCACGATGTTGCGCGATGTGTCGCGCATGGTGAGCGGTGCCGCCGAGCAGGTAGCACTTGCGAATGAATTCGAGCGCGACGTCAAGAGCGTGGTTCAGATGGTCACGGTCTCGGCCGCGGACGTGGAAGCCAGTGCCCAGGGAATGGCTGCTTCGGCGGAAGAGACTGCGTGTCAGGCACAGGCCGTCGCGGCGTCGTCCGAACAGGCAACGCGGAACGTGCAGACGGTTGCAAGCTCGGCAGAGCAACTCTCCGCGAGCGTTCGCGAGATCGCTGGACTGGTACAGGAAGCGTCCACCGTCGCACAGCATGCCGTACGTCAGGCGTCCAGCGCGAGCAGCACGATGGTGCAGTTGGGCCAGAGCAGCAAGGAGATCGGTCAGGTCATCAAGGTGATCACGTCCATCGCGCAGCAGACCAATCTGCTTGCGTTGAACGCCACGATCGAGGCTGCCCGCGCTGGCGAGGCAGGCAAGGGATTCGCCGTCGTTGCCAACGAGGTGAAGGAGCTTGCGCGCCAGACCGCGCGCGCGACCGAGGAGATAGAGCGCAAGATCGCTAGCGTTCAGGATGACGCTACTCGCGCCGTTCGCGACATCGGTGACATCTCCGGCGTCATCGGCACAATCAACCAGATCTCGGGAACGATCGCGGCTGCAGTGGAAGAGCAGAACGCGGCCACCGGCGAGATTTCCCGGAACGTAACGGAAGCTGCGCGCGGAACTGCCGACGTGACGCTCAACATCGCCGGTGTCACCGTCGCTGCCGGTGAATCCGGACACACCGCCGAGGGCCTCAACGGTTCTGCCGCGGCGCTGAACGCCGAGGCGGTTCGCCTCTGCGGCGCCGTGGACAGCTTCCTCGGCAAGCTGCGCGCTGGCATCTAG